The Parus major isolate Abel chromosome Z, Parus_major1.1, whole genome shotgun sequence genome has a window encoding:
- the MELK gene encoding maternal embryonic leucine zipper kinase isoform X7 — MLQHPRQADVHQWNLPQENLLIDEEHNLKLIDFGLCAKPKGGLDYHLNTCCGSPAYAAPELIQGKAYIGSEADIWSMGVLLYALLCGFLPFDDDNVMAVYKKIMRGKYSTPNWLSPSSTLLLDQMLQVDPKKRITIQHLLSHPWLMQGFSDAVQWQSKYPLGQLDEDCVTELSVFHEQSKETILQLITEWKYDHMSATYLLLLSKKTRGKSVHLRFPCLTKHASTMMSTGLEHSRPDAQLEDTEFILSTPVTRKVASKKHKNKENVETVSALRNEVPFALTAPKSPFAKNQTEPQEQAVPLRAPPFKESQLTEVTPVNKPTNPTNADELASAEILCEGRCQSVELDLNLAHVDSSQKKRKAKIFGSLERGLDKVITMLTPSKKKRYTRDCPRKLKAHCNITTTHLLHPDDLLNEIIIVLSKKHVEYVQKGYTLKCQTRSDFGKVTMEFELEVCQLTKPEAVGIRRQRLKGDAWVYKRLIEDILSSCQV, encoded by the exons ATGCTCCAGCACCCTAGACAGGCTGATGTCCATCAATGGAACTTACCTCAG GAAAATTTGCTGATTGACGAGGAACATAATCTGAAGCTGATAGACTTTGGACTTTGTGCAAAGCCAAAG GGTGGCCTTGATTACCATCTGAACACCTGCTGTGGAAGCCCAGCTTATGCAGCACCAGAGCTGATTCAAGGCAAAGCATACATTGGCTCAGAG GCAGATATTTGGAGTATGGGAGTACTGCTGTATGCTCTGCTATGTGGCTTTCTCCCCTTTGATGATGATAATGTCATGGCTGTCTACAAGAAGATCATG agaggaaaatacagTACTCCAAACTGGCTCTCTCCAAGTAGTACACTGCTCCTTGACCAAATGCTGCAG GTCGACCCAAAGAAGCGGATTACAATCCAACACCTGTTAAGTCACCCTTGGCTCATGCAAGGATTTTCTGATGCTGTTCAGTGGCAAAGTAAATATCCA CTGGGACAGCTTGATGAGGACTGTGTAACAGAGCTTTCTGTGTTTCATGAGCAGAGCAAGGAGACTATATTACAATTAATAACAGAG tggAAATATGACCACATGTCAGCAACATACCTCTTGCTTCTATCCAAGAAGACTCGTGGCAAGAGTGTTCATTTAAGGTTTCCATGTCTAACAAAGCACGCCAGTACCATGATGTCGACAGGCCTTGAG CATTCGAGGCCTGATGCCCAACTGGAGGATACAGAATTCATACTGTCAACTCCAGTGACAAGAAAAGTGGCATCAAAGAAgcataaaaacaaagagaatgtTGAGACAGTGTCAGCTTTAAGAAATGAAGTGCCCTTTGCACTTACTGCTCCTAAGAGTCCTTTTGCAAAGAATCAGACTGAGCCACAGGAACAAGCTGTTCCCCTTAGGGCACCTCCTTTCAAAG AGAGTCAATTGACTGAAGTCACCCCAGTTAATAAGCCCACTAACCCAACAAATGCAGATGAGTTGGCATCCGCTGAGATTCTTTGTGAAGGAAG GTGTCAGTCAGTGGAATTAGATCTCAACCTTGCACATGTGGATAGCAgccaaaagaagagaaaagccaaaatatttgGAAGTCTTGAAAGAGGCCTAGACAAAGTGATCACAATGCTTACACCAAGCAAGAAGAAACGATACACTAGAGACTGCCCAAGGAAACTTAAG GCACACTGTAACATTACCACCACTCATCTGCTGCATCCAGATGACCTGTTGAATGAAATAATCATTGTTCTTTCAAAGAAGCATGTGGAATATGTTCAGAAGGG TTATACCCTGAAATGTCAAACACGATCAGATTTTGGTAAAGTAACTATGGAGTTTGAGTTAGAGGTATGTCAGCTCACTAAGCCTGAAGCGGTGGGTATCCGGCGACAACGGCTTAAAGGTGATGCCTGGGTCTACAAGAGGCTGATAGAAGACATTTTATCTAGCTGCCAAGTGTGA
- the MELK gene encoding maternal embryonic leucine zipper kinase isoform X3 gives MTMRKFSSTINYTEQSAQDDLPRVKLEIDAMKDLSHQHICRLYQVIETPKKIFMVLEYCPGGELFDYIISKDHLSEEEARLFFRQIVSAIAYVHNQGYAHRDLKPENLLIDEEHNLKLIDFGLCAKPKGGLDYHLNTCCGSPAYAAPELIQGKAYIGSEADIWSMGVLLYALLCGFLPFDDDNVMAVYKKIMRGKYSTPNWLSPSSTLLLDQMLQVDPKKRITIQHLLSHPWLMQGFSDAVQWQSKYPLGQLDEDCVTELSVFHEQSKETILQLITEWKYDHMSATYLLLLSKKTRGKSVHLRFPCLTKHASTMMSTGLEHSRPDAQLEDTEFILSTPVTRKVASKKHKNKENVETVSALRNEVPFALTAPKSPFAKNQTEPQEQAVPLRAPPFKESQLTEVTPVNKPTNPTNADELASAEILCEGRCQSVELDLNLAHVDSSQKKRKAKIFGSLERGLDKVITMLTPSKKKRYTRDCPRKLKAHCNITTTHLLHPDDLLNEIIIVLSKKHVEYVQKGYTLKCQTRSDFGKVTMEFELEVCQLTKPEAVGIRRQRLKGDAWVYKRLIEDILSSCQV, from the exons ATGACTATGAGGAAATTCTCAAGTACTATCAATTACACGGAACAATCGGCACAG GATGACTTGCCTCGTGTTAAATTAGAAATTGATGCTATGAAAGACTTGAGTCACCAGCACATTTGCCGGTTGTATCAGGTGATTGAGACACCCAAGAAAATATTCATGGTTTTAGAG TACTGTCCTGGAGGAGAGCTGTTTGATTACATAATTTCTAAGGACCACCTTTCTGAGGAGGAAGCTCGCCTATTTTTTCGGCAGATTGTTTCAGCAATTGCTTATGTGCACAATCAGGGATATGCCCACAGGGATCTCAAACCA GAAAATTTGCTGATTGACGAGGAACATAATCTGAAGCTGATAGACTTTGGACTTTGTGCAAAGCCAAAG GGTGGCCTTGATTACCATCTGAACACCTGCTGTGGAAGCCCAGCTTATGCAGCACCAGAGCTGATTCAAGGCAAAGCATACATTGGCTCAGAG GCAGATATTTGGAGTATGGGAGTACTGCTGTATGCTCTGCTATGTGGCTTTCTCCCCTTTGATGATGATAATGTCATGGCTGTCTACAAGAAGATCATG agaggaaaatacagTACTCCAAACTGGCTCTCTCCAAGTAGTACACTGCTCCTTGACCAAATGCTGCAG GTCGACCCAAAGAAGCGGATTACAATCCAACACCTGTTAAGTCACCCTTGGCTCATGCAAGGATTTTCTGATGCTGTTCAGTGGCAAAGTAAATATCCA CTGGGACAGCTTGATGAGGACTGTGTAACAGAGCTTTCTGTGTTTCATGAGCAGAGCAAGGAGACTATATTACAATTAATAACAGAG tggAAATATGACCACATGTCAGCAACATACCTCTTGCTTCTATCCAAGAAGACTCGTGGCAAGAGTGTTCATTTAAGGTTTCCATGTCTAACAAAGCACGCCAGTACCATGATGTCGACAGGCCTTGAG CATTCGAGGCCTGATGCCCAACTGGAGGATACAGAATTCATACTGTCAACTCCAGTGACAAGAAAAGTGGCATCAAAGAAgcataaaaacaaagagaatgtTGAGACAGTGTCAGCTTTAAGAAATGAAGTGCCCTTTGCACTTACTGCTCCTAAGAGTCCTTTTGCAAAGAATCAGACTGAGCCACAGGAACAAGCTGTTCCCCTTAGGGCACCTCCTTTCAAAG AGAGTCAATTGACTGAAGTCACCCCAGTTAATAAGCCCACTAACCCAACAAATGCAGATGAGTTGGCATCCGCTGAGATTCTTTGTGAAGGAAG GTGTCAGTCAGTGGAATTAGATCTCAACCTTGCACATGTGGATAGCAgccaaaagaagagaaaagccaaaatatttgGAAGTCTTGAAAGAGGCCTAGACAAAGTGATCACAATGCTTACACCAAGCAAGAAGAAACGATACACTAGAGACTGCCCAAGGAAACTTAAG GCACACTGTAACATTACCACCACTCATCTGCTGCATCCAGATGACCTGTTGAATGAAATAATCATTGTTCTTTCAAAGAAGCATGTGGAATATGTTCAGAAGGG TTATACCCTGAAATGTCAAACACGATCAGATTTTGGTAAAGTAACTATGGAGTTTGAGTTAGAGGTATGTCAGCTCACTAAGCCTGAAGCGGTGGGTATCCGGCGACAACGGCTTAAAGGTGATGCCTGGGTCTACAAGAGGCTGATAGAAGACATTTTATCTAGCTGCCAAGTGTGA
- the MELK gene encoding maternal embryonic leucine zipper kinase isoform X1 — protein MAGDDYEEILKYYQLHGTIGTGGFAKVKLARHRLTGEKVAIKIMDKLALQDDLPRVKLEIDAMKDLSHQHICRLYQVIETPKKIFMVLEYCPGGELFDYIISKDHLSEEEARLFFRQIVSAIAYVHNQGYAHRDLKPENLLIDEEHNLKLIDFGLCAKPKGGLDYHLNTCCGSPAYAAPELIQGKAYIGSEADIWSMGVLLYALLCGFLPFDDDNVMAVYKKIMRGKYSTPNWLSPSSTLLLDQMLQVDPKKRITIQHLLSHPWLMQGFSDAVQWQSKYPLGQLDEDCVTELSVFHEQSKETILQLITEWKYDHMSATYLLLLSKKTRGKSVHLRFPCLTKHASTMMSTGLEHSRPDAQLEDTEFILSTPVTRKVASKKHKNKENVETVSALRNEVPFALTAPKSPFAKNQTEPQEQAVPLRAPPFKESQLTEVTPVNKPTNPTNADELASAEILCEGRCQSVELDLNLAHVDSSQKKRKAKIFGSLERGLDKVITMLTPSKKKRYTRDCPRKLKAHCNITTTHLLHPDDLLNEIIIVLSKKHVEYVQKGYTLKCQTRSDFGKVTMEFELEVCQLTKPEAVGIRRQRLKGDAWVYKRLIEDILSSCQV, from the exons ATGGCTGGAGATGACTATGAGGAAATTCTCAAGTACTATCAATTACACGGAACAATCGGCACAG GTGGGTTTGCAAAGGTAAAACTTGCGCGACATCGTCTTACTGGTGAAAAAGTTGCAATAAAAATCATGGACAAGCTTGCTTTACAG GATGACTTGCCTCGTGTTAAATTAGAAATTGATGCTATGAAAGACTTGAGTCACCAGCACATTTGCCGGTTGTATCAGGTGATTGAGACACCCAAGAAAATATTCATGGTTTTAGAG TACTGTCCTGGAGGAGAGCTGTTTGATTACATAATTTCTAAGGACCACCTTTCTGAGGAGGAAGCTCGCCTATTTTTTCGGCAGATTGTTTCAGCAATTGCTTATGTGCACAATCAGGGATATGCCCACAGGGATCTCAAACCA GAAAATTTGCTGATTGACGAGGAACATAATCTGAAGCTGATAGACTTTGGACTTTGTGCAAAGCCAAAG GGTGGCCTTGATTACCATCTGAACACCTGCTGTGGAAGCCCAGCTTATGCAGCACCAGAGCTGATTCAAGGCAAAGCATACATTGGCTCAGAG GCAGATATTTGGAGTATGGGAGTACTGCTGTATGCTCTGCTATGTGGCTTTCTCCCCTTTGATGATGATAATGTCATGGCTGTCTACAAGAAGATCATG agaggaaaatacagTACTCCAAACTGGCTCTCTCCAAGTAGTACACTGCTCCTTGACCAAATGCTGCAG GTCGACCCAAAGAAGCGGATTACAATCCAACACCTGTTAAGTCACCCTTGGCTCATGCAAGGATTTTCTGATGCTGTTCAGTGGCAAAGTAAATATCCA CTGGGACAGCTTGATGAGGACTGTGTAACAGAGCTTTCTGTGTTTCATGAGCAGAGCAAGGAGACTATATTACAATTAATAACAGAG tggAAATATGACCACATGTCAGCAACATACCTCTTGCTTCTATCCAAGAAGACTCGTGGCAAGAGTGTTCATTTAAGGTTTCCATGTCTAACAAAGCACGCCAGTACCATGATGTCGACAGGCCTTGAG CATTCGAGGCCTGATGCCCAACTGGAGGATACAGAATTCATACTGTCAACTCCAGTGACAAGAAAAGTGGCATCAAAGAAgcataaaaacaaagagaatgtTGAGACAGTGTCAGCTTTAAGAAATGAAGTGCCCTTTGCACTTACTGCTCCTAAGAGTCCTTTTGCAAAGAATCAGACTGAGCCACAGGAACAAGCTGTTCCCCTTAGGGCACCTCCTTTCAAAG AGAGTCAATTGACTGAAGTCACCCCAGTTAATAAGCCCACTAACCCAACAAATGCAGATGAGTTGGCATCCGCTGAGATTCTTTGTGAAGGAAG GTGTCAGTCAGTGGAATTAGATCTCAACCTTGCACATGTGGATAGCAgccaaaagaagagaaaagccaaaatatttgGAAGTCTTGAAAGAGGCCTAGACAAAGTGATCACAATGCTTACACCAAGCAAGAAGAAACGATACACTAGAGACTGCCCAAGGAAACTTAAG GCACACTGTAACATTACCACCACTCATCTGCTGCATCCAGATGACCTGTTGAATGAAATAATCATTGTTCTTTCAAAGAAGCATGTGGAATATGTTCAGAAGGG TTATACCCTGAAATGTCAAACACGATCAGATTTTGGTAAAGTAACTATGGAGTTTGAGTTAGAGGTATGTCAGCTCACTAAGCCTGAAGCGGTGGGTATCCGGCGACAACGGCTTAAAGGTGATGCCTGGGTCTACAAGAGGCTGATAGAAGACATTTTATCTAGCTGCCAAGTGTGA
- the MELK gene encoding maternal embryonic leucine zipper kinase isoform X4, whose product MAGDDYEEILKYYQLHGTIGTGGFAKVKLARHRLTGEKVAIKIMDKLALQDDLPRVKLEIDAMKDLSHQHICRLYQVIETPKKIFMVLEYCPGGELFDYIISKDHLSEEEARLFFRQIVSAIAYVHNQGYAHRDLKPENLLIDEEHNLKLIDFGLCAKPKGGLDYHLNTCCGSPAYAAPELIQGKAYIGSERGKYSTPNWLSPSSTLLLDQMLQVDPKKRITIQHLLSHPWLMQGFSDAVQWQSKYPLGQLDEDCVTELSVFHEQSKETILQLITEWKYDHMSATYLLLLSKKTRGKSVHLRFPCLTKHASTMMSTGLEHSRPDAQLEDTEFILSTPVTRKVASKKHKNKENVETVSALRNEVPFALTAPKSPFAKNQTEPQEQAVPLRAPPFKESQLTEVTPVNKPTNPTNADELASAEILCEGRCQSVELDLNLAHVDSSQKKRKAKIFGSLERGLDKVITMLTPSKKKRYTRDCPRKLKAHCNITTTHLLHPDDLLNEIIIVLSKKHVEYVQKGYTLKCQTRSDFGKVTMEFELEVCQLTKPEAVGIRRQRLKGDAWVYKRLIEDILSSCQV is encoded by the exons ATGGCTGGAGATGACTATGAGGAAATTCTCAAGTACTATCAATTACACGGAACAATCGGCACAG GTGGGTTTGCAAAGGTAAAACTTGCGCGACATCGTCTTACTGGTGAAAAAGTTGCAATAAAAATCATGGACAAGCTTGCTTTACAG GATGACTTGCCTCGTGTTAAATTAGAAATTGATGCTATGAAAGACTTGAGTCACCAGCACATTTGCCGGTTGTATCAGGTGATTGAGACACCCAAGAAAATATTCATGGTTTTAGAG TACTGTCCTGGAGGAGAGCTGTTTGATTACATAATTTCTAAGGACCACCTTTCTGAGGAGGAAGCTCGCCTATTTTTTCGGCAGATTGTTTCAGCAATTGCTTATGTGCACAATCAGGGATATGCCCACAGGGATCTCAAACCA GAAAATTTGCTGATTGACGAGGAACATAATCTGAAGCTGATAGACTTTGGACTTTGTGCAAAGCCAAAG GGTGGCCTTGATTACCATCTGAACACCTGCTGTGGAAGCCCAGCTTATGCAGCACCAGAGCTGATTCAAGGCAAAGCATACATTGGCTCAGAG agaggaaaatacagTACTCCAAACTGGCTCTCTCCAAGTAGTACACTGCTCCTTGACCAAATGCTGCAG GTCGACCCAAAGAAGCGGATTACAATCCAACACCTGTTAAGTCACCCTTGGCTCATGCAAGGATTTTCTGATGCTGTTCAGTGGCAAAGTAAATATCCA CTGGGACAGCTTGATGAGGACTGTGTAACAGAGCTTTCTGTGTTTCATGAGCAGAGCAAGGAGACTATATTACAATTAATAACAGAG tggAAATATGACCACATGTCAGCAACATACCTCTTGCTTCTATCCAAGAAGACTCGTGGCAAGAGTGTTCATTTAAGGTTTCCATGTCTAACAAAGCACGCCAGTACCATGATGTCGACAGGCCTTGAG CATTCGAGGCCTGATGCCCAACTGGAGGATACAGAATTCATACTGTCAACTCCAGTGACAAGAAAAGTGGCATCAAAGAAgcataaaaacaaagagaatgtTGAGACAGTGTCAGCTTTAAGAAATGAAGTGCCCTTTGCACTTACTGCTCCTAAGAGTCCTTTTGCAAAGAATCAGACTGAGCCACAGGAACAAGCTGTTCCCCTTAGGGCACCTCCTTTCAAAG AGAGTCAATTGACTGAAGTCACCCCAGTTAATAAGCCCACTAACCCAACAAATGCAGATGAGTTGGCATCCGCTGAGATTCTTTGTGAAGGAAG GTGTCAGTCAGTGGAATTAGATCTCAACCTTGCACATGTGGATAGCAgccaaaagaagagaaaagccaaaatatttgGAAGTCTTGAAAGAGGCCTAGACAAAGTGATCACAATGCTTACACCAAGCAAGAAGAAACGATACACTAGAGACTGCCCAAGGAAACTTAAG GCACACTGTAACATTACCACCACTCATCTGCTGCATCCAGATGACCTGTTGAATGAAATAATCATTGTTCTTTCAAAGAAGCATGTGGAATATGTTCAGAAGGG TTATACCCTGAAATGTCAAACACGATCAGATTTTGGTAAAGTAACTATGGAGTTTGAGTTAGAGGTATGTCAGCTCACTAAGCCTGAAGCGGTGGGTATCCGGCGACAACGGCTTAAAGGTGATGCCTGGGTCTACAAGAGGCTGATAGAAGACATTTTATCTAGCTGCCAAGTGTGA
- the MELK gene encoding maternal embryonic leucine zipper kinase isoform X6 has protein sequence MAGDDYEEILKYYQLHGTIGTGGFAKVKLARHRLTGEKVAIKIMDKLALQDDLPRVKLEIDAMKDLSHQHICRLYQVIETPKKIFMVLEYCPGGELFDYIISKDHLSEEEARLFFRQIVSAIAYVHNQGYAHRDLKPENLLIDEEHNLKLIDFGLCAKPKGGLDYHLNTCCGSPAYAAPELIQGKAYIGSEADIWSMGVLLYALLCGFLPFDDDNVMAVYKKIMRGKYSTPNWLSPSSTLLLDQMLQVDPKKRITIQHLLSHPWLMQGFSDAVQWQSKYPLGQLDEDCVTELSVFHEQSKETILQLITEWKYDHMSATYLLLLSKKTRGKSVHLRFPCLTKHASTMMSTGLEHSRPDAQLEDTEFILSTPVTRKVASKKHKNKENVETVSALRNEVPFALTAPKSPFAKNQTEPQEQAVPLRAPPFKESQLTEVTPVNKPTNPTNADELASAEILCEGRCQSVELDLNLAHVDSSQKKRKAKIFGSLERGLDKVITMLTPSKKKRYTRDCPRKLKMEVAS, from the exons ATGGCTGGAGATGACTATGAGGAAATTCTCAAGTACTATCAATTACACGGAACAATCGGCACAG GTGGGTTTGCAAAGGTAAAACTTGCGCGACATCGTCTTACTGGTGAAAAAGTTGCAATAAAAATCATGGACAAGCTTGCTTTACAG GATGACTTGCCTCGTGTTAAATTAGAAATTGATGCTATGAAAGACTTGAGTCACCAGCACATTTGCCGGTTGTATCAGGTGATTGAGACACCCAAGAAAATATTCATGGTTTTAGAG TACTGTCCTGGAGGAGAGCTGTTTGATTACATAATTTCTAAGGACCACCTTTCTGAGGAGGAAGCTCGCCTATTTTTTCGGCAGATTGTTTCAGCAATTGCTTATGTGCACAATCAGGGATATGCCCACAGGGATCTCAAACCA GAAAATTTGCTGATTGACGAGGAACATAATCTGAAGCTGATAGACTTTGGACTTTGTGCAAAGCCAAAG GGTGGCCTTGATTACCATCTGAACACCTGCTGTGGAAGCCCAGCTTATGCAGCACCAGAGCTGATTCAAGGCAAAGCATACATTGGCTCAGAG GCAGATATTTGGAGTATGGGAGTACTGCTGTATGCTCTGCTATGTGGCTTTCTCCCCTTTGATGATGATAATGTCATGGCTGTCTACAAGAAGATCATG agaggaaaatacagTACTCCAAACTGGCTCTCTCCAAGTAGTACACTGCTCCTTGACCAAATGCTGCAG GTCGACCCAAAGAAGCGGATTACAATCCAACACCTGTTAAGTCACCCTTGGCTCATGCAAGGATTTTCTGATGCTGTTCAGTGGCAAAGTAAATATCCA CTGGGACAGCTTGATGAGGACTGTGTAACAGAGCTTTCTGTGTTTCATGAGCAGAGCAAGGAGACTATATTACAATTAATAACAGAG tggAAATATGACCACATGTCAGCAACATACCTCTTGCTTCTATCCAAGAAGACTCGTGGCAAGAGTGTTCATTTAAGGTTTCCATGTCTAACAAAGCACGCCAGTACCATGATGTCGACAGGCCTTGAG CATTCGAGGCCTGATGCCCAACTGGAGGATACAGAATTCATACTGTCAACTCCAGTGACAAGAAAAGTGGCATCAAAGAAgcataaaaacaaagagaatgtTGAGACAGTGTCAGCTTTAAGAAATGAAGTGCCCTTTGCACTTACTGCTCCTAAGAGTCCTTTTGCAAAGAATCAGACTGAGCCACAGGAACAAGCTGTTCCCCTTAGGGCACCTCCTTTCAAAG AGAGTCAATTGACTGAAGTCACCCCAGTTAATAAGCCCACTAACCCAACAAATGCAGATGAGTTGGCATCCGCTGAGATTCTTTGTGAAGGAAG GTGTCAGTCAGTGGAATTAGATCTCAACCTTGCACATGTGGATAGCAgccaaaagaagagaaaagccaaaatatttgGAAGTCTTGAAAGAGGCCTAGACAAAGTGATCACAATGCTTACACCAAGCAAGAAGAAACGATACACTAGAGACTGCCCAAGGAAACTTAAG ATGGAAGTAGCCTCATGA
- the MELK gene encoding maternal embryonic leucine zipper kinase isoform X2 — protein MSAICGLPLQVLRRVVRVLRVAEWLEMTMRKFSSTINYTEQSAQDDLPRVKLEIDAMKDLSHQHICRLYQVIETPKKIFMVLEYCPGGELFDYIISKDHLSEEEARLFFRQIVSAIAYVHNQGYAHRDLKPENLLIDEEHNLKLIDFGLCAKPKGGLDYHLNTCCGSPAYAAPELIQGKAYIGSEADIWSMGVLLYALLCGFLPFDDDNVMAVYKKIMRGKYSTPNWLSPSSTLLLDQMLQVDPKKRITIQHLLSHPWLMQGFSDAVQWQSKYPLGQLDEDCVTELSVFHEQSKETILQLITEWKYDHMSATYLLLLSKKTRGKSVHLRFPCLTKHASTMMSTGLEHSRPDAQLEDTEFILSTPVTRKVASKKHKNKENVETVSALRNEVPFALTAPKSPFAKNQTEPQEQAVPLRAPPFKESQLTEVTPVNKPTNPTNADELASAEILCEGRCQSVELDLNLAHVDSSQKKRKAKIFGSLERGLDKVITMLTPSKKKRYTRDCPRKLKAHCNITTTHLLHPDDLLNEIIIVLSKKHVEYVQKGYTLKCQTRSDFGKVTMEFELEVCQLTKPEAVGIRRQRLKGDAWVYKRLIEDILSSCQV, from the exons ATGAGCGCAATCTGTGGTCTCCCCTTGCAGGTGCTGAGAAGAGTTGTCCGAGTACTGCGGGTCGCAGAATGGCTGGAGATGACTATGAGGAAATTCTCAAGTACTATCAATTACACGGAACAATCGGCACAG GATGACTTGCCTCGTGTTAAATTAGAAATTGATGCTATGAAAGACTTGAGTCACCAGCACATTTGCCGGTTGTATCAGGTGATTGAGACACCCAAGAAAATATTCATGGTTTTAGAG TACTGTCCTGGAGGAGAGCTGTTTGATTACATAATTTCTAAGGACCACCTTTCTGAGGAGGAAGCTCGCCTATTTTTTCGGCAGATTGTTTCAGCAATTGCTTATGTGCACAATCAGGGATATGCCCACAGGGATCTCAAACCA GAAAATTTGCTGATTGACGAGGAACATAATCTGAAGCTGATAGACTTTGGACTTTGTGCAAAGCCAAAG GGTGGCCTTGATTACCATCTGAACACCTGCTGTGGAAGCCCAGCTTATGCAGCACCAGAGCTGATTCAAGGCAAAGCATACATTGGCTCAGAG GCAGATATTTGGAGTATGGGAGTACTGCTGTATGCTCTGCTATGTGGCTTTCTCCCCTTTGATGATGATAATGTCATGGCTGTCTACAAGAAGATCATG agaggaaaatacagTACTCCAAACTGGCTCTCTCCAAGTAGTACACTGCTCCTTGACCAAATGCTGCAG GTCGACCCAAAGAAGCGGATTACAATCCAACACCTGTTAAGTCACCCTTGGCTCATGCAAGGATTTTCTGATGCTGTTCAGTGGCAAAGTAAATATCCA CTGGGACAGCTTGATGAGGACTGTGTAACAGAGCTTTCTGTGTTTCATGAGCAGAGCAAGGAGACTATATTACAATTAATAACAGAG tggAAATATGACCACATGTCAGCAACATACCTCTTGCTTCTATCCAAGAAGACTCGTGGCAAGAGTGTTCATTTAAGGTTTCCATGTCTAACAAAGCACGCCAGTACCATGATGTCGACAGGCCTTGAG CATTCGAGGCCTGATGCCCAACTGGAGGATACAGAATTCATACTGTCAACTCCAGTGACAAGAAAAGTGGCATCAAAGAAgcataaaaacaaagagaatgtTGAGACAGTGTCAGCTTTAAGAAATGAAGTGCCCTTTGCACTTACTGCTCCTAAGAGTCCTTTTGCAAAGAATCAGACTGAGCCACAGGAACAAGCTGTTCCCCTTAGGGCACCTCCTTTCAAAG AGAGTCAATTGACTGAAGTCACCCCAGTTAATAAGCCCACTAACCCAACAAATGCAGATGAGTTGGCATCCGCTGAGATTCTTTGTGAAGGAAG GTGTCAGTCAGTGGAATTAGATCTCAACCTTGCACATGTGGATAGCAgccaaaagaagagaaaagccaaaatatttgGAAGTCTTGAAAGAGGCCTAGACAAAGTGATCACAATGCTTACACCAAGCAAGAAGAAACGATACACTAGAGACTGCCCAAGGAAACTTAAG GCACACTGTAACATTACCACCACTCATCTGCTGCATCCAGATGACCTGTTGAATGAAATAATCATTGTTCTTTCAAAGAAGCATGTGGAATATGTTCAGAAGGG TTATACCCTGAAATGTCAAACACGATCAGATTTTGGTAAAGTAACTATGGAGTTTGAGTTAGAGGTATGTCAGCTCACTAAGCCTGAAGCGGTGGGTATCCGGCGACAACGGCTTAAAGGTGATGCCTGGGTCTACAAGAGGCTGATAGAAGACATTTTATCTAGCTGCCAAGTGTGA